The nucleotide window AATCCGTTTTGACGGATATACAAAAGTAAATCCGCAAACCGTCAAAAAAGACGAAGACATTGTTCTGCCGGATATGAAGGTTGGTCAAATCCTGCCTCTGATTAAGCTGAATCCACAGCAGCATTTCACCAAACCTGCAGCACGTTACACAGAAGCCAGTTTGGTTAAAGAACTAGAAAAGCGTGCTATTGGCCGCCCATCGACGTACGCCTCAATTATTTCTACGATTCAGGAGCGTGGATATGTGCGTCAGGAAAATCGCCGTTTCTATGCAGAAAAAATGGGCGATATTGTTACTGAAAGACTGGTTGAGAGTTTTGATGATCTGATGGATTACGGTTTTACAGCCAGCATGGAAGAATCACTTGATGTTGTCGCGCAAGGAGGGAAAAACTGGCGTGATTTGCTGAATGAGTTTTATGGTGGTTTCAGTAAAAAACTGGCTCAGGCATCCAGCACTACTAAAGGCATGCGCGCTAACGATCCTACCGATACAGATATTGAATGCAGTCTTTGTGGTCGCCACATGCAAATTCGTACGGGCACTACCGGGGTTTTTCTGGGCTGTTCTGGCTATGGATTACCACCTAAAGAGCGCTGTAAAAATACCATGAACCTGGTGTCCGGTGATGAGGTTATTGATACCGAAGCTGACGATGATGAAGCCGAGTCGCGTCAGTTACGCTCAAAACATCGCTGCAAATTATGTAATTCTGCGATGGACTCTTATCTGTTGGATGAAAATCGTAAATTGCACATTTGTGGAAATAATCCCGATTGCTCGGGCTATGAAGTTGAGCAGGGAAGTTATCGCTTAAAAGGTTACGAAGGGCCAACAATTGAGTGTGACAAGTGTGGCAGTGAAATGCAGCTCAAAACCGGCCGCTTTGGTAAGTATTTTGGTTGCACAAATTCCGAGTGCAAAAACACTCGCAAGCTGTTAAAAAATGGTGAAGCGGCACCGCCAAAAGTGGATCCAATTGTAATGCCGGAATTACGCTGTGAAAAAGTGGATGATCACTATGTGCTGCGTGATGGTGCGGCAGGTTTGTTCCTTGCTGCAAGCCAGTTTCCAAAAAATCGTGAGACTCGCGCCCCTTTTGTTGAGGAGTTATTGCCATACAAGGATCAAATTGATCCCAAGTATCATTTCTTATTATCTGCCCCAGTGAAAGATCCTGATGGCAACAAAGCGATTATTCGCTTCAGCCGCAAAACCAAAGAGCAGTATGTCCAAACAGAGCTTAATGGAAAAGCGACAGGCTGGAAGGCATTTTTCACTGCGGGTAAGTGGCAGGTACAAAAGTAAATACATAATGCCAGCATTTAAATATGCTGGCTTATTTTCTCTCTTCCCCCCTTTAATTAATATGCCTATTACACATCTCTCCCTTGTTAATCAAAAGTTTGCGTTTGCACATGCAAATTTGGTTGATATGGAATTATCGAATGTAAAGCTCTCGGGTGCACAAAAAGTCCGCCAGCAAGCGCTGGCCGATGCTGTTGTCTTTCATCTTACGACAGCATTGTGCTTTTACGTGCGTGAGCTGGCTGATCAATATCGTGTCAAAAATGCAGCCATCCTCATAAGCATTGAGGAGCTCTACATGGCGCTTGATGATTTAGGCATTAACTCATCGGAAGTAAATGAGTTAATAGCATTAAAAGAGGAGCCAGATACATGGCTTCACTTATTGTTACTACATGAGCAGATGATTTTCAAATCGCCTGAAAAGGCAAAGGAAAAGAAAGCGTTTGTTACTGGTGATACCATAGAATTTGTTGATGTAACGGAAATCAACGAGCAGCCGTCGTTAAATATAACGCGCGAGTTGCTGACTGAGTGGTTGGCTGGTTTTCGGGATTTGGTGACACGCCAACGCAGTACATATGCAGAGTATTGATAAAAAGTTGAACCTGCAGAATGACTGTGGCACAATCAGCACCCTTCGCGTGCTAGGGGTATTGATTTTTATAAAAAACATTAAAAATCAATATGTTAGCGCGTGATAAAAATTAGGTCAGCGTCTTGGTAATGGCCAAGAAACGACACAAAAGCGGACGTGGTGAAATTGGTAGACACACCAGGTTTAGGTTCTGGCGCCGCAAGGTGTGAGAGTTCGAGTCTCTCCGTCCGCACCATATTCTCCCTGTATCCTGATATTCAGGGTGCTTGAGCAACTGCCATACTTTTCAGTTATTTCACGAGGCAAATATGCAGGTTTCACTGGAAACGACTTCTGGATTGGAGCGCCGCTTGACTGTGGGCGTGCCGGCGGAACAAGTAGAAAACGAAGTTGAGAATCGCTTGAAGCAAGCGGCTCGCAATGTAAGCATCAAAGGTTTCCGCAAGGGCAAAGTTCCAATGTCTGTAGTGAAGCAACGCTTTGGTGCTGGAATTCGTCAGGAAGTGGTCGGTGATGTTATCAGTCGTTCATTTTATGCGGCCGTACAAAAAGAGAATGTTAAGCCTGCTGGTCAGCCTTCTATTCAGCCCAAACAGTTGGCTGTAGGAAAAGATTTGGAATACGTGGCGACCTTCGAGGTTTATCCTAGCGTAGAGCTCAGCGATTTAAGTGCCTTTGAAATCACTACTTACAAAGCAGATGTTACAGAAGCAGATGTCGATAACATGATTGAGGTGCTTCGTAAGCATCAGGCCACATGGTCTGTTGTAGAACGAGCAGCGGCTGATGGAGATCAAGTTAATATTGATTTTGTTGGCACTAAAGATGGCGTTGAGTTTGCTGGTGGCAAGGCCGAAGGGCATTCACTGGTTCTTGGCTCGAAGTCAATGATTCCTGGATTCGAAGAAGGGATTGTTGGAATGAAGGCTGGCGATAAAAAAGATATTTCGGTAACTTTCCCTGAAGATTATCAGGCTGAAGAGCTGAAAGGAGCCGCTGTAACATTCGCTATTATCGTTAATAGTGTATCGGAAGCTGCGCTGCCTGAGCTGAAGAAAGAGTTTTTTGTGAAGTTTGGTGTAGAGAAGGGTGGCGAAAAGCAATTTCGTAAGGAAGTGAAAGCGAATATGGATCGTGAGCTTGCTAATGCTCTTAAAGCAAAAGTAAAAGTCCAAGTTATGGATGCTTTAATTGCTGCCCATAGCACAGATATTCCCAAAGCATTAGTCGCGAATGAGATTCATGTTCTTCGTAATCAAATGCTTCAGCGTTTTGGCGGACAGCAGCAAAATTTTGATGTTAAAAGCCTTTTGCCGGACACAATGTTCCAAGAAGAGGCAGCTCGCCGCGTCACTCTCGGTCTGATTGTAGGAGAGATTGTGAAAAGTGCGAAATTGAAGCCTGACTCGAAGCGCGTGCGTGCAATGATCGAAGAAATTGCATCTACCTATCAGGAGCCTAAAGAAGTGGTTGAATATTACAGCGGCAATCAGGAGTTGATGGCTGGTGTGGAATCTGCCGTGCTTGAAGATCAGGTTGTTGATCATATTCTGTCTCAGGCAAAGGTTTCCGAAGTTGAAACTAGCTATGATGAAATTATTAAGGCTAATGCGCAACGCTGATAGCCTGAAAAAGCCGCAAAGCCTTTGTTTTGCGGCTCCCCTCACCAAACCTCCTGTAAAAAGCTCTTTTGACTGGCATATAATCCAATCACGGGTTAAGCTCTCATTGTCAAAAAACCTTAGTTTTCAATATTGGCGATGCTAAAAAGCCCGCTTAAGGACAAAACGCACAATGTCATACGAATTCTTAAAAAACCAGTTCTCCACCACAAACAGTGGTCTTGTACCTATTGTGATTGAGCAAACAGCTCGAGGTGAACGTTCCTTTGATATCTATTCTCGCCTGCTTAAAGAAAGAGTTATCTTTTTGGTCGGGCCAGTAGAAGACTACATGGCAAATCTGGTTGTTGCGCAACTTTTATTTTTGGAAGCGGAAAACCCTGACAAAGATATACATTTATACATAAATTCCCCGGGCGGCTCAGTTACTGCTGGCATGTCAATCTACGACACTATGCAATTTATTAAGCCTGATGTAAGCACCATGTGTATTGGGCAAGCATGCAGTATGGGTGCGTTTCTGCTCAATGCCGGAGCAAAAGGAAAGCGTTTTTGTCTCCCTAACTCTAGAGTTATGATTCATCAACCGAGTGGTGGTGCTCAAGGACAAGCATCTGATATTCACATTCAGGCGCAAGAGATTTTAAAGATCAGGGCTCGCCTGAATGAATTAATGGCGTTTCATTCTGGACAGCCTATAGAGAAAATAGAAATCGATACTGAGCGCGATAATTTCATGTCTGCGCAACAGGCAAAAGATTATGGATTAATTGATTCAGTTGTAGATAAGCGTATACAGTCGGCTAAATAGCCTCTTTGATTGTCGGTATTACGGTGGGCAAGTCGCTCTGCAAGCAAGTGTCTGAGCAATTAGACGACAAAAATCCATCATCACACTTGAAATTTAAATATTTAAACTGACAATTGTTACATATAAAGATGGAGTGGGTTCAATGACCGATCACACAGGTGACGCAGGCGATAAAAGCGGAAAGTTACTATATTGCTCTTTCTGTGGGAAAAGCCAACATGAAGTCCGCAAGCTGATTGCGGGGCCGTCAGTTTTCATATGTGATGAATGCGTTGATCTATGCAATGATATTATTCGTGAGGAAATTCAAGAGAGCTCATCAGAGGGGAGCTCTGAAAAGCTTCCAAAACCCCATGAAATATCTGCAATTCTCGACCAGTATGTCATTGGTCAAAAACGCGCA belongs to Cellvibrio sp. pealriver and includes:
- the tig gene encoding trigger factor, which gives rise to MQVSLETTSGLERRLTVGVPAEQVENEVENRLKQAARNVSIKGFRKGKVPMSVVKQRFGAGIRQEVVGDVISRSFYAAVQKENVKPAGQPSIQPKQLAVGKDLEYVATFEVYPSVELSDLSAFEITTYKADVTEADVDNMIEVLRKHQATWSVVERAAADGDQVNIDFVGTKDGVEFAGGKAEGHSLVLGSKSMIPGFEEGIVGMKAGDKKDISVTFPEDYQAEELKGAAVTFAIIVNSVSEAALPELKKEFFVKFGVEKGGEKQFRKEVKANMDRELANALKAKVKVQVMDALIAAHSTDIPKALVANEIHVLRNQMLQRFGGQQQNFDVKSLLPDTMFQEEAARRVTLGLIVGEIVKSAKLKPDSKRVRAMIEEIASTYQEPKEVVEYYSGNQELMAGVESAVLEDQVVDHILSQAKVSEVETSYDEIIKANAQR
- a CDS encoding DUF6586 family protein, encoding MPAFKYAGLFSLFPPLINMPITHLSLVNQKFAFAHANLVDMELSNVKLSGAQKVRQQALADAVVFHLTTALCFYVRELADQYRVKNAAILISIEELYMALDDLGINSSEVNELIALKEEPDTWLHLLLLHEQMIFKSPEKAKEKKAFVTGDTIEFVDVTEINEQPSLNITRELLTEWLAGFRDLVTRQRSTYAEY
- the clpP gene encoding ATP-dependent Clp endopeptidase proteolytic subunit ClpP, whose protein sequence is MSYEFLKNQFSTTNSGLVPIVIEQTARGERSFDIYSRLLKERVIFLVGPVEDYMANLVVAQLLFLEAENPDKDIHLYINSPGGSVTAGMSIYDTMQFIKPDVSTMCIGQACSMGAFLLNAGAKGKRFCLPNSRVMIHQPSGGAQGQASDIHIQAQEILKIRARLNELMAFHSGQPIEKIEIDTERDNFMSAQQAKDYGLIDSVVDKRIQSAK